A segment of the Asinibacterium sp. OR53 genome:
AACCCGGCCGTTGCCAAGAGCGACGGGGCCAATATGTTAAAGCTCGATCTGCTGGAAGGATTACTGGAACAGTTGGTAAAACTGCGTAAAGCGGTGATCTGAGACCCGTTTTACAAATTCCTTAGTGGATTCCTCCTTCCCGCCAGGATATAATTTTTTATATTGATCCAGAAAGCCAGGATCATATAAACGATAACAGGAGAGCCCAGCGTAAGAAAGGAAATGTAGATGAACCACATGCGGATGCGCGAACTGGCAATACCTAAACGTTCCCCTATTGCCGAACAAACACCAAAAGCCCTCAATTCGAGAAATTCCCTGATTTTTTGCATACACAATCAATTTACAATGCAGTCCGGGGTATAGCAGAAACCGGACCCAATTTACGTATTTTAACGCTATCAGCCAGCAATAAACAGGCCTAAAAAGGCCCAAATTCTGTTAAAAACAGTTTTCCGTTAGCCCTCGTTTTTTCGTAAATTCGCGGCAATTTCCACCCACCTGTAGCAATAACCTACAAACAATAAACTTCTATTATGGCTTTTGACATTGAAATGATCAAGAAAGTTTACGCCAACCTCCCCGCCAAAGTGGACGCTGCGCGTAAAGCCCTGGGCAGGCCACTTACACTGGCAGAAAAAATACTTTTTGCACACCTGCACAGCGACCAGCAGTTATCGAATTTTGAGAGAGGTAAATCTTATGTTGATTTTGCTCCCGACCGCGTAGCCATGCAGGATGCAACGGCCCAGATGGCTTTGTTGCAGTTCATGCAGGCGGGCAGGCCTAAAGTGGCCGTACCCTCTTCGGTACACTGCGACCACCTGATCACAGCCAGGGTAGAAGCCAAGCAAGACTTACAGGTAGCCACCACGGAAAGCAAGGAAGTGTTCGACTTTCTGTCTTCCGTATCCAATAAATATGGCATCGATTTCTGGAAACCCGGTGCGGGCATTATTCACCAGGTAGTACTGGAGAATTATGCATTCCCCGGCGGCATGATGATCGGTACCGACTCTCATACCGTGAACGCAGGCGGACTGGGCATGGTAGCCATTGGTGTTGGTGGTGCCGATGCTTGTGATGTGATGGCCGGACTGCCCTGGGAACTCAAATGGCCCAAGCTGATCGGTGTAAAACTCACCGGCAAGCTGAACGGATGGACAGCCCCCAAAGACGTGATCCTGAAAGTAGCCGGCATCCTGACCGTAAAAGGTGGAACCGGCGCTATCGTAGAATATTTTGGTGAAGGCGCTACCAACATGAGCTGTACCGGTAAAGGCACCATCTGTAACATGGGTGCAGAGATCGGAGCCACTACTTCTACTTTTGCTTATGACGAAAGCATGAGCCGTTACCTCAAAGCCACTGGCCGCGAAGAAGTAGCTGCCCTGGCCGATGGCATCAAAAATTACCTGACTGCTGATGCAGAAGTGTACCAATCTCCCGAAAAATATTTCGATCAACTGATAGAGATCAACCTGAGCGAACTGGAACCTCACCTGAACGGACCTTTCACTCCCGATCTGGCTACGCCTATTTCCAAAATGAAAGAAGTAGCTGTTGCCAACGGATGGCCTACCAAAATTGAAGTGGGTTTGATCGGTAGCTGTACCAACAGCTCTTATGAAGACATCAGTCGCGCTGTAAGCCTGGCCAAACAAGTACAAGACAAAGGCCTGACCCTGAAAAGCGAATTCACCATCACACCCGGTAGTGAGCAGGTGCGTTTCACTATTGAAAGGGATGGTTTCCTGGATACTTTCAACCAGATCGGCGCTAAGGTATTCGCCAATGCATGCGGACCCTGTATCGGTATGTGGGATCGCGTGGGTGCTGATAAAAAAGAAAAGAATACCATCGTGCATTCTTTCAACCGCAACTTCGCTAAACGCGCCGATGGCAACCCCAATACTTATGCATTCGTTGGTTCACCTGAACTGGTAACTGCTATGGCCATTGCGGGTGACCTCACTTTCAACCCATTGACCGATACCCTCACCAACGATAAAGGCGAGAAAGTAAAACTGGATGCGCCCAACGGTGAAGAGTTGCCGGCTAAAGGTTTTTCAGTAGACGATCCCGGCTACCAGGCACCTGCTGCCGATGGCAGTGGCGTACAGGTAGTAGTAGATCCTGCTTCCAAGCGCCTGCAATTGCTGGAACCATTCCCTGCCTGGGAAGGAACCGATCTGAAAGGGCTGAAACTGCTGATCAAAGCCAAGGGCAAATGTACCACCGACCATATCTCTATGGCAGGCCCCTGGCTGAAATTCCGCGGTCACCTCGATAATATCAGCAACAACATGCTCATCGGCGCCATTAATTATTTCAACGATAAGGCCGACAGCATCAAAAATGAACTAACTGGTGAATATGGTCCTGTGCCTGCCACCCAGCGTGCCTATAAAGCCGCCGGTATTGGTTCCATCGTTGTTGGTGATGAAAACTATGGCGAAGGCAGCAGCCGCGAACATGCAGCTATGGAGCCCCGTCACCTGGGCGTTCGCGCGATACTGGTAAAATCTTTTGCCCGCATCCACGAAACCAACCTGAAAAAGCAAGGTATGCTGGCCCTGACCTTCAACGATAAGAATGATTACGATAAAATACAGGAAGATGATACTATTGATATTGAAGGTCTCACGAGTTTTGCACCCGGTCAGCCGCTGACCATTGTACTGCATCACAAAGATGGCAGCGTTGATAAGATCAGTGTGAACCACACTTACAACCAACAGCAGATCGAATGGTTCAAAGCAGGTGGTGCATTGAACATTATTCGTAAGCAAGTTGCTGCAAAATAAAATTTGACAATTAGCCAATTCGGTAATTAGTCAATGTAAAAAAGAAGAGCCCGGATGCTGGAATCATTGCAGACCGGGCTCTTCTTTTTAGTTTCACATCATTTATTCTTTGAGGTTGCAAATTGAAACCTCAAATGCTTACATGTGCGGATCATCGGCACTTGGTCCGTAGCTGCCGGGGATGGGTACATCAAGTAAACGAAGGAAAACGCCCAGTTGGGCGCGGTGATGGATGGTTTGTGAATAGGCCATACGTATCACATCGTGTTTGGGTTCTACAGAATACACTTGCTCGCCATTGCGAAGCGTCCAGTTAGGTAATAAATCCGCATCCATGGCTTTCCACAATGATTTCCTGGCTTTTTCCAGCGACTCGTCGAAGTAACCTAATAAATCCTTTGTATTATCAACAACTCTTGGAGCATAGGCATTGTTGGCAAAATCCAGTTCCTCGGTAGTCAATACCATCTCAACCCAACCGGGTAACTCTGCAACATGGGTTGCCAAACGTTTCAGGGTCATACTTTTGGGATGGGGTTGCCATTCAAATTTGTCTGCCGGAACAAGGGCCAGCATTTTGCGGGTAGTGATTGCTTCTTTTTCCAGTTCTGCCTGGAGCGATTCGATGAATGTCATAGTGCATGTTTTTGTTTGATAGTACAAAGTAAACAGGCACCACTGACAGCCCTATGGCAGTCAATTTTCCGCCGTCAAAAAAATTAATAATCAACCGGCAGTTGCTTCATGTATTGTTCCAGCGGGATATGCTCCCGGACGGTAAATTCAACTGTTGTGTTTTGCAGTTTTACGATACGTTGCACCTTAAAATCCCGGTAATCTTTACGCAAATGGCACCAGGCAATCAGGTGCCAGCTGAATGCATAATAAATAAGCCCTATCGGCTCTACTTCTCGAATACTGTTTTCGTCTTTGGTATTCGTGTATTCCAGCCGCACTACCTGCTTATTGGCAATGGCCGTTTGCAGTATGGAAAGGTGTTCGGAATCGTTGTTGAGCCGCTGTGGCAACTGCAAGCGGATGGTATCGCTCAATGCTTCTACTTTGTCTTTCTGCGCGGCACGCAGTACTGTTTTTACTTTGTTGAGGGCACTGGTATAATGATTACGGATCGATTTATCGGCAAAACCATGTACCAATACTTCCGTGAGCAATAAAGCATTGGCCTCTTCATTGCTGAACGCCACCGGCGGCAGAAAATATCCCTGTACCACAAAATATCCTTTCTGCGCTTCAAAGCTGATGGGGATACCCGATTCACACAAAGCCTTGATATCGCGGTATACCGTACGGATACTGATATTGAATTTTTCTGCGATCTTTTCTGCCGGCACATATTTGCGCGATTGCAGAAAAGTAAGGATACTGAATAATCTGTCTATGCGATTCAAGGAGCGTTAAAGTTTTCGGATCTTGATATTCTTGAACCAGGCTTCTCCGCCATGATCCTGTAAGGCAATATGCCCCATTTTGGACATGCCATATCCTTCTTTATCCTTCCATTTACCAGCTGCTTTATGGGCTTTCCAGCTATCACTCCACAATTCATATTCCACTACTTTTTTCCCATTGAGCCAATGCGCTACATGTCCTTTGTTCACAATGATGCGTGTATGGTTCCATTCACCGGCAGGGCGGGTAGCATCCACCACAGGAGCGTCCATGGCATAATTTGCACCTGTTTTCTGATAGTCTTCAATCTTTTCAGGATAACCGGCATCGTCGATCAACTGGTATTCAGGGCCACTTTCGTATGAAGCGCCGTATTTTTCATTCACCATATAAATGATGCCGCTGTTTGCTTTCGGAGCAATCTTCCAGTCGATCGAAAACTCATAATTCTCAAATTCACCTTCCGTCATCAAATCGGCATGCTGCTGATTACCCTCTTTGTTGGCTTTGCAATACAGCGCCCCATTGCTAACCGACCAGGAACCGGAAGGCCTGTTCTGGTATGTACGCCACCCCTTCAGCGTTTTGCCGTCAAACAGGGATATCCATTGGTGGTGTTGGGCATTGGCATCATACAGCAAAGAACTGCCAAGAAAAGCTATGAACAGCCATAACAATCGGGTTTGCATCATCATTAGGTTTTAGCCATGAAGGTACATAAAAGCCGAATGCCTACCTTTGCCGCATGAAGCAATTCAATGTTCCTACCGGCTACAGAAGTGGCCTGATCAGTGATATCAAGAACCGCAGGAAAGAGCAGGATAAGCTGAAAAAAGATTTTACCCCCACCCTCCTTGATCTTGGCCCCATTCAGATATACCTGGCCAGGCATTTCGGCTTCTGTTATGGAGTAGAGAACGCCATTGAAATTGCTTTCCGCACCATTGAAGAAAATCCCGGCAAACGTATTTTCCTGTTGAGCGAAATGATCCACAATCCCAAGGTCAACCAGGACCTGCAACAGCAGGGTGTACAATTTTTACAAGATACCTATGGCAAACAACTGATCCCTTTTGAAACGCTCACCGCCGATGACGTAGTGATCATACCCGCTTTCGGAACCACCTTGCAGATCGAAGCCATGTTAAAGGAAAAAGGCATTCCTACAGAACATTACAATACTACCTGTCCGTTTGTAGAAAAAGTATGGAACCGCAGCGAACAGATCGCAAAGAAAGGGTACAGCATTGTAGTGCATGGCAAGCCCCAGCACGAAGAAACGCGCGCCACTTTTTCGCACGCATCGCATCATACGCCCACCGTTGTGGTCAACGATATGACTGAGGCAGTGGAGTTATCGAAATATATCACGGGAGAACAGCCGGCTGCACAATTCTATGAAGCATTCAGGGGGCGTTATTCGCAAGGTTTCGATATAGAAAAAGATATGCAGCGCATAGGCGTGGTCAATCAAACCACCCAGCTTGCCAGCGATACACAGGCTATTTCCGATTACCTGAAATCGGTGTATATGAAAAAATACCAGCTCACGGCCGCCAACATTGCTGAAAGGTTTGCCGACACGCGCGATACTCTGTGTTACGCCACCAATGATAACCAGACAGCCGTACAAGGTATGCTCGAAACACCTGCTGATCTGGCCATTGTCATTGGTGGTTACAACAGCAGCAATACATCGCACCTGGTAGAACTTTGTGAAGCCGTTTTACCCACTTACTTCATTGATGCGGCCGAGAAACTGATCAGTAAAGAAACCCTGCTCAACCGCAACTGGCGCACCAAAGAACAATTTACCGTAACCGGCTACCTGCCCGATAAAGAACCCCTTCGCATCCTCATGACCAGTGGAGCAAGTTGCCCGGATGCCGTAGTGGAATCTGTTATCGACAGGCTGGCATCGCTTTATGATGTGGCTATTTAATTCACAAAATTCCACCAGATACCTACGCGTGTCCACAGGCCGGTATTGGGGTACACCCCTGAAACAAAATTAAGTTTGCTGAATTGAAACCCCTTTTCCAGGTTTAGGGTATTCAGGTTCTCCAGTCGTACAAATCCTTTGAAGCTTTTAATTCGGAAATGCAGGAACGCATTGATATCGGGCCGGTTGCTGATGCTTTCCGTATGCTGGTAAAAATACTGTCCTATGAAGGGTGAATAATTATCGGCCTTGTAGGGTGAGTTGTAACGCAGTTCCAATCCGGTTGAGAGAAAGAGATTGGTATAAAAATTCCCTTCAAAAGCAATCCGATTCCGGGTAAGTATCAATGGCAGGTTAACAGGCGGCTGTCCCGTAGTTTGCTGCAGATGCACTTCTGTGTACCAGTTCCAGTGCCTGCTCAGCCTGATCCTTTTCTCCACGCTGAGGTGCAGCACATTGAACAGTGCCGGTTCCTGCCGGGCCAGCATGAAACTGTCGAAATACAGGTAATTGGTTACTGCAAAATATTCAGCGCCCAGCCTTAATGCACTCCTGGGATTTTCATACTGTGCAAAAAGTCTGATCACATTCTCTTTATTGAAATGACCTCTGTTCGCCACCCAAAAATGACTCACCGTATCGGTAACGAGAAAAGAAGGTGAGCGATTCACGTTCTGAAAACCAATATTGAAGTAGCCCAGTTTTTTACCCAGCGATCTCTTCATGCTCACGAAAGCCGCATAATCACCCGCATTGAACCCATTCAGGTATAGCTGCCCATTGGCTTCTATATCCCATACCTGGTTACGCGTGCGGTTACGGTATTCGCCGGTTGCGTATACATTGTAATAGCTGCGTGTGGTAATGGTGTCGAAAGTTCCCCGCAGGTTCTGCAAAGCAATCCCCGCCTTCAGGTACTGGCTCTGGTTGTTCTTATCGGGGAATGAAAGCAGGCTGAATTCGTTGGTGAGACTTTTCCATTGGTCTTTGATATCGATAACCGCACTGCTTTGTGGAAGCCGTATATTGAAATAGTTTCGATAAGGAGTTGAATCGGCATTCTGGTCGAGAAATTCATAACTGTTCGTAGTGTAGTTCAACGTATGTTCGACCCTCAATCGCGGGTAAAATAATTTATACGTAACTGAATCCGTCACCAGCGAATCTTTCTTACCCAGGTCGAAATGATGCCGGAAAAGCAGCGTGGTATTTTTATAAATATTTCCCGTATTCACGCCAGTGTTAAAAGGATTGCGCGTAGCAGCTCCTGCAATACCCAGCCTCGTTTCCAATTCATACGGATCATTCAATGCAAGACTATCGAGTTTTTTCACATCACGCAGTCCTCCGTTCTCCGAAGACGCTGCTTTATTGGAAATATAAATAAGGAAGTATTCGTACTTCTTATTACGCGTCTGATAGTGTGCGGTGAAGCGGATATTATTGTGACTGGCATTCTGTGTTTTCAATACCCCGGGTCCGTTACTGAAACGGTATTCAAAAGAAAAATTAAAATTGCTTTTCCTGTTCTGAGTATGCGACAGGTTCACCAATTGCTCCGCCTTACTACCCAGCAAATATGCCAGCTCCGTATAAGGCCGGGTGGTCTGGTAAAACCGGGTATTCTCTACCGTGTACGCATATATATCGTACTGGTGAAAACCTGCGTCGAAGCCGGGCTTCATATAAGGGTTGAACAACATTGACTGTGCTGCTGTTCCATAGTTTCCCAATGTGTGATAGTAATAAGGCAGGGGGAAGCGGGTGGTAAAATCGTTGATGGAAGAATCAATGATGCGGTTGCGGGTGGAATCGTAATAGCGATAATAAATGGTGATGGAATCTGCATACCGGTCGCGGTGCTGTAGCGAGTCGCCTCCTTTGCTTTTCCTGATGGGCCTTCCCTGGTTATCATAAGTGACGTTACTGCCGCCCGTA
Coding sequences within it:
- a CDS encoding DUF1080 domain-containing protein — protein: MQTRLLWLFIAFLGSSLLYDANAQHHQWISLFDGKTLKGWRTYQNRPSGSWSVSNGALYCKANKEGNQQHADLMTEGEFENYEFSIDWKIAPKANSGIIYMVNEKYGASYESGPEYQLIDDAGYPEKIEDYQKTGANYAMDAPVVDATRPAGEWNHTRIIVNKGHVAHWLNGKKVVEYELWSDSWKAHKAAGKWKDKEGYGMSKMGHIALQDHGGEAWFKNIKIRKL
- a CDS encoding aconitate hydratase, which encodes MAFDIEMIKKVYANLPAKVDAARKALGRPLTLAEKILFAHLHSDQQLSNFERGKSYVDFAPDRVAMQDATAQMALLQFMQAGRPKVAVPSSVHCDHLITARVEAKQDLQVATTESKEVFDFLSSVSNKYGIDFWKPGAGIIHQVVLENYAFPGGMMIGTDSHTVNAGGLGMVAIGVGGADACDVMAGLPWELKWPKLIGVKLTGKLNGWTAPKDVILKVAGILTVKGGTGAIVEYFGEGATNMSCTGKGTICNMGAEIGATTSTFAYDESMSRYLKATGREEVAALADGIKNYLTADAEVYQSPEKYFDQLIEINLSELEPHLNGPFTPDLATPISKMKEVAVANGWPTKIEVGLIGSCTNSSYEDISRAVSLAKQVQDKGLTLKSEFTITPGSEQVRFTIERDGFLDTFNQIGAKVFANACGPCIGMWDRVGADKKEKNTIVHSFNRNFAKRADGNPNTYAFVGSPELVTAMAIAGDLTFNPLTDTLTNDKGEKVKLDAPNGEELPAKGFSVDDPGYQAPAADGSGVQVVVDPASKRLQLLEPFPAWEGTDLKGLKLLIKAKGKCTTDHISMAGPWLKFRGHLDNISNNMLIGAINYFNDKADSIKNELTGEYGPVPATQRAYKAAGIGSIVVGDENYGEGSSREHAAMEPRHLGVRAILVKSFARIHETNLKKQGMLALTFNDKNDYDKIQEDDTIDIEGLTSFAPGQPLTIVLHHKDGSVDKISVNHTYNQQQIEWFKAGGALNIIRKQVAAK
- a CDS encoding putative porin, translating into MVQRLLIIILLLGSVSLRAQQIPLRQYGQQGTGGSNVTYDNQGRPIRKSKGGDSLQHRDRYADSITIYYRYYDSTRNRIIDSSINDFTTRFPLPYYYHTLGNYGTAAQSMLFNPYMKPGFDAGFHQYDIYAYTVENTRFYQTTRPYTELAYLLGSKAEQLVNLSHTQNRKSNFNFSFEYRFSNGPGVLKTQNASHNNIRFTAHYQTRNKKYEYFLIYISNKAASSENGGLRDVKKLDSLALNDPYELETRLGIAGAATRNPFNTGVNTGNIYKNTTLLFRHHFDLGKKDSLVTDSVTYKLFYPRLRVEHTLNYTTNSYEFLDQNADSTPYRNYFNIRLPQSSAVIDIKDQWKSLTNEFSLLSFPDKNNQSQYLKAGIALQNLRGTFDTITTRSYYNVYATGEYRNRTRNQVWDIEANGQLYLNGFNAGDYAAFVSMKRSLGKKLGYFNIGFQNVNRSPSFLVTDTVSHFWVANRGHFNKENVIRLFAQYENPRSALRLGAEYFAVTNYLYFDSFMLARQEPALFNVLHLSVEKRIRLSRHWNWYTEVHLQQTTGQPPVNLPLILTRNRIAFEGNFYTNLFLSTGLELRYNSPYKADNYSPFIGQYFYQHTESISNRPDINAFLHFRIKSFKGFVRLENLNTLNLEKGFQFSKLNFVSGVYPNTGLWTRVGIWWNFVN
- a CDS encoding DinB family protein; translation: MTFIESLQAELEKEAITTRKMLALVPADKFEWQPHPKSMTLKRLATHVAELPGWVEMVLTTEELDFANNAYAPRVVDNTKDLLGYFDESLEKARKSLWKAMDADLLPNWTLRNGEQVYSVEPKHDVIRMAYSQTIHHRAQLGVFLRLLDVPIPGSYGPSADDPHM
- a CDS encoding YafY family protein, whose translation is MNRIDRLFSILTFLQSRKYVPAEKIAEKFNISIRTVYRDIKALCESGIPISFEAQKGYFVVQGYFLPPVAFSNEEANALLLTEVLVHGFADKSIRNHYTSALNKVKTVLRAAQKDKVEALSDTIRLQLPQRLNNDSEHLSILQTAIANKQVVRLEYTNTKDENSIREVEPIGLIYYAFSWHLIAWCHLRKDYRDFKVQRIVKLQNTTVEFTVREHIPLEQYMKQLPVDY
- a CDS encoding PspC domain-containing protein — protein: MQKIREFLELRAFGVCSAIGERLGIASSRIRMWFIYISFLTLGSPVIVYMILAFWINIKNYILAGRRNPLRNL
- a CDS encoding 4-hydroxy-3-methylbut-2-enyl diphosphate reductase, with the translated sequence MKQFNVPTGYRSGLISDIKNRRKEQDKLKKDFTPTLLDLGPIQIYLARHFGFCYGVENAIEIAFRTIEENPGKRIFLLSEMIHNPKVNQDLQQQGVQFLQDTYGKQLIPFETLTADDVVIIPAFGTTLQIEAMLKEKGIPTEHYNTTCPFVEKVWNRSEQIAKKGYSIVVHGKPQHEETRATFSHASHHTPTVVVNDMTEAVELSKYITGEQPAAQFYEAFRGRYSQGFDIEKDMQRIGVVNQTTQLASDTQAISDYLKSVYMKKYQLTAANIAERFADTRDTLCYATNDNQTAVQGMLETPADLAIVIGGYNSSNTSHLVELCEAVLPTYFIDAAEKLISKETLLNRNWRTKEQFTVTGYLPDKEPLRILMTSGASCPDAVVESVIDRLASLYDVAI